The Anomaloglossus baeobatrachus isolate aAnoBae1 chromosome 10, aAnoBae1.hap1, whole genome shotgun sequence genome has a segment encoding these proteins:
- the LOC142254803 gene encoding E3 ubiquitin-protein ligase RNF182-like, whose amino-acid sequence MSAEETLSADELECKICYQRFNTHSRKPKILDCLHRVCARCLSKILNIGGGAPSISCPFCRNETELQEEEVAGLPDDTNILSKLAEKNMCKSDSNEVVLTPKNLASSSPSHGSSNCLVITIMEVQRDPTRTPSQNTISDYYADHSLDSASISSHGQIDHDLFSKLCNHVPRILVWLLGFFYFGSLPLGIYLLVIQKVTLGIVCVSLVPSSLTVCLVYGFCQCLCQGMCDCSSRS is encoded by the coding sequence ATGAGCGCGGAGGAGACGCTATCGGCGGACGAGCTGGAGTGTAAGATTTGCTACCAGAGGTTCAACACTCATAGTCGTAAGCCCAAGATCCTTGACTGCCTTCACCGGGTTTGTGCCAGATGCCTCTCAAAGATCCTGAACATAGGAGGGGGCGCCCCGAGCATCAGCTGCCCCTTCTGCCGCAATGAGACCGAGCTCCAGGAGGAGGAGGTTGCAGGACTCCCGGATGACACCAATATCTTGTCGAAGCTGGCGGAGAAAAACATGTGCAAATCGGACAGCAACGAAGTGGTCTTGACGCCCAAAAACCTGGCGTCTTCGAGTCCTTCTCACGGGTCTTCCAATTGCCTTGTGATCACGATTATGGAAGTACAAAGGGACCCGACCAGGACGCCGAGCCAAAACACAATCTCGGACTACTATGCGGACCACAGTCTCGACTCGGCCTCCATAAGTTCTCACGGCCAAATCGACCACGACCTGTTCTCCAAACTGTGCAACCACGTCCCCCGGATACTAGTCTGGCTCCTCGGCTTTTTTTACTTTGGCTCCCTACCCCTCGGGATCTATCTGCTGGTAATTCAGAAAGTGACGCTGGGGATTGTTTGCGTCAGCCTGGTCCCCTCTAGTTTGACCGTGTGTCTGGTCTACGGCTTTTGCCAGTGCCTGTGCCAAGGAATGTGCGACTGCTCCTCGAGAAGTTGA